CCGCCGCTGTTCCACCACAAGGGGGCGTTTCACCGCTTCGTCCGTCGATTCGTCTCGATTCCGTCCCGACTCGATGTGCGTTCCGTGGACGACGGCACGCGTATCGGCGGGTTCACGGCCCACCACACCCCCGGCCACAATCCGGGTCACACGGCCTACGTCCACGACGAACTGGGGGTCGGATTTCTCGGCGACCTCGTCTGGGAACGCGGCGGGTCGTTGACGCCGCCCGAATGGTGGGACTCCTACGATACCCGCCAAATCAAACGCAGTATCCGGCGGTTTGCGGGTACGGTTCCGCCGCTCGAACTCCTCTGCATGGGCCACGGTCAACCGATCCTACGGGACGGTTCCGAGGCACTTTCGCGACTCGTCCGACGGTTGTGAACGCGTAAAACGATGTTTCGGTACGGTATGCTCGGCTTCCGCAATCGGCCTCCCCCTCACCTCATCTCTCCTCACTCACCACCCCTCACACGCCCAGTTCGTCGGCCACGTCGTGAATCGAGTCCACGGTCAGGTCCGGTTCGCCGTCGAACGGTTCCCACGGCATGTCCTTTCGATTCAACCACACCCCTTGCAGTCCGGCGTGTTTCGCGCCGATCACGTCGAACCACCCGGCGGTGACGTGTGCGAGTTCCTCGACCGGCGTCCCGATTCGGTCGGCGGCGTGGCGGTACAGTTCGGCGTCCGGTTTGAACGTCCCGACCTCGTCGGCGCTAATGGTGTCCTCCAGCAAATCGCCGATGTCGGCGTGTTCGACCATCGAGTCGAGCATTTCGGGGTTTCCGTTGGAGACGACGTAGCAGTCGTACCCGCCGTTTTGCAGTCGCTCGATGCCGTCGCGTACGTCGTCGAACACGTCGAGTTCGTGGTACACAGACAGGATTTCGTCGCGTTCGTCGCCCCCGATGTCCGCGTCGTGGGCCGACAGGGCGTATTCGAGCGCGTCGCGGTTCATCTCGTAGAACGGTTGGTAAGCGTCCACGTGGTTGGCGACGAACGTGTATTCGAGCGACCGGGCGCGCCACAGTTTCGATATCGGTTCGGGGTCGGACACGCGCTCGGCGAGCACTTCTCCGCCGCATCCACGTCAACCAGCGTGCTGTACGAGTCGAACGTCACCGTCGAACCCGCCTCGGGGTCGAAGGACATCTCCTGACGGGTTGGTTCGGGAACGAGTTAATCGCAGGGGCCGGACCGAGAAAACGATTATTTCGCTTCCCGACGTAGTATCGGTATGGCCACGTCGAACGACCACGATTCACTGCTTCGACTGCTCGTCGGGTTGATCGTCGTTCTCCTGTTGCTTCCGCTGGTGATGATGGCGTTCGCGTTCCCGATGATGGGCGGATGGATGATGGGTGGGCGATACGGAGCGGGGTACATGCCGCTGTGGGGATGGCTCGTGATGCTGGTTCCGCTCGTCCTCCTCTTCGCGCTCGGGTACTTCGTCTATCGGTCCCTCCACCGCGGTGATTTCGGGAGCGACCCCGCGCTCACGGAACTACGGACGGCGTACGCTCGCGGGGATCTCTCCGAGGAGGAGTTCGAGCAGCGGCGACGACGACTGCGCGAAGAAAAGTGAGCGTTTTCGGTTCGCTCAGTCGGCGGCCTGTGCGCCGTCGTCGCGCATCTTCTTCGGGTTCATCATCCCCTCCTTGACGCCGAACCGGACGAGCGCGGTGTTCACCGGATAGGCGAACAGGAACCCGACCGAGAGCGAGAAGGTCAGCGACCCCCAGAACAAGGGGTCGCCGAACTTCGCCCCCTGCGCGAGCAGGAGGTCGGTGCCGATGGCTCGATCTCCATGATGGTGATCGACGGCGTCTCGCTGTAGAACGCGTCGGAGAACGCCGTCCGGAAGCTTTCACCTTCCTGCATCAGCGGCCCCATCGTCAACGCGTAGCCGAAGGTGTACGCGAGCGCGAACGTACCGATCGTCTGTACGAGCGTGCTTCCGATGGCGAGCGCGCCGCCGATGGCGACCATCCCGACGACTTCGCCAGCGCCGCACCCGGAATAACAGTGGGACGTGGAGCGAAAGCCCCGTCGCCAGAGCGAGTCGTTGGAAATCTGGGTTCGCCCGGAGTACCAGTAGACGGCGAGTCCGAACGGTCCCGAGTACGCCACGACGAGCGTCCAGACGAACTTCATCATCGACGGGAGCGCTCGATTTCGCTTCCGGATGTCCCACCAGAGGATCCCGACACAGACGAGGATGAGGACCCCCCAACCGGCGAGGTACGTCGGATTCGACAGTATCGGCTTCAGTACCTTCCGCGCTGGCTCGAACGCGCTCGTGAGGCCGTCGGTGATGCTGAGTAGTTGCATGTAATGGCCACCTCGGTTGTCGCGTGCTGCCGTTTCGATGTACGGCATCCCCTTTTTATATCCTTCCGGCTAATTGAGCCAAAAAATCGTCCGGGAAACTTGGTGATGACAAAACCGAACGCGTGTTCCCCGTGGGTTTGTAATCTCGTTCGGCAACGAAACCGAACTTCCAAAAGTCAGACTGCCTCGCCCTGATTCACTCGTGGCCGGAGACGCGAAGCGGTTCGTACGGTTCTTCGAGATACGCCATGTCGCCGGACGAGAACGTCACGTCGAGCGCTTCGACGGCCGCTTCCAGGTGTTCGACGCTCGTCGTTCCGACGATGGGGGCGTCCACCACGTCCTTGTGGAACAGCCACGACAGTGCGATTTGTGCCATCGTGACGCCCTTCTCGGCGGCGAGTTCCTGCACTCGCTCGTTTATTTCCTCGCCGCCGCCCTCCGGATAGGGGTGTTCGCGCGCGTAGTCGTCGGTCTTCCCACGCGTCGTGTCCCCGAACTCCTCGTGCGGTCGCGTGAGGTACCCGCGAGCCAGCGGACTCCACGGGATGACGCCCATTCCTTCCTTCTCGCAGAGCGGGAGCATCTCGCGTTCCTCCTCCCGATACGCGAGGTTGTAGTGGTTCTGCATCGTCACGAAGCGGTCGAGACCGATTCGCTCGCTGGTGTACAGCGCCTCGGCGAGTTGGTGTGCCCACATCGAACTCGCGCCGAGATAGCGCACCTTCTCGCGCCGAACCGCGTCGTCGAGCGCTCGCATGGTGGTTTCGATGGGCGTGTCGGGGTCCCAGCGATGAATCTGGTACAGGTCGATGGTGTCCATCCCCAGTCGGTCCCGGGAGTTGTCGAGTTCCTGCTCGATGGCTTTTCGCGACAGCCCTCCGGAGTTAGGGTCGTCCTCGTTCATCTGGAAGTAGCCCTTCGTGGCGACGACCATCTCGTCGCGTCGTCCCTCCAAGGCCTTCCCGAGGATTCGTTCGCTTTCACCCCGTGAGTACATGTTTGCCGTGTCAAAGAAGTTGATACCCAACTCGATTGCCCGCTCGATGATGGGCATACTCTCGTCCTCGTCCAACACCCATTCCCGCCAGTCGCTCGTCCCGAAACTCATACAGCCGAGACAGATACGACTCACTTCCATCCCCGTGTCACCGAGTGTCGTATACTCCATGCAGGGTGGGTCGCGTCGTGCGAGCAAAAAACTACGGGCAACGGTGATTCACTCCCCCAACGCGCCGTTTTTCTCACGGCACGAATCTCCACAGAGCGACGATACTGCCGTCGATTTCGATAATACTAATTATTAGGAAACGAATACGATAGTTGACAGAGGCGTTGAGACAGTGACGAACGACATTCGTGTATTATTCGTTGATCCACTCTCCGACGCGGGTGTTTCGCCGGATCACCTCTCCGACGCCGTCACCGATCTTACTGTCGTTCCAGCGGACACCGTAGACGACGTGCTCGGTACGCTTTCGGAAACGCGCATCGACTGTGTTCTGAGCGGGTATTCGCTTCCGGACACCGATGGTATCGAGTTGGTCAACGTCGTTCGGCAAACGCGTCCGGACCTTCCGTTCATCCTCTGTACCGAATCCGGAAGCGAACACGTCGCCAGCAGGGCTATCTCCGCCGGTGTGAGCGACTATTTTCGGACACGGGAGACCGACGCCGATACGTTGGCGAAGCGAATCGAGCAGACGATACGGCCGTCGAGTTCGAACGAACCCGATAGACGGTTCGACCACTACCAGTCCATCGTCCAAGCGATGGGCGATGGGGTATACACGCTCGATACCAACGGTCGGATGACCGCCGTCAACGATACGCGTGGAAATTTCTGGATACGACCGGGAGGAACTCATCGGCGAGCACATTTCCGTTCTACTGGACGACGAGGCTGTCGAGCGGGGAAATCGAGTCATCAGGGCGCTGCTTGCGGACGATGAGGATGTCGGGCAGTTGCAGGCACAACTTCACACCGTCGAGGGGGAAACGGTGCCGTGCGAGGCTCGAATCGGCTTACTGACACACGGCGACGTCTTTCGCGGGACGGTCGGCGTGTTTCGAAGCATCGCGGAGCACGAACACGTCAAACGGGCGCTCCGCGAGGGAAAACAGCGGATAGAGGAACTGCACGAAGTCGCCTCCCAGATGGAGGCCTGCCAGACCGCGGACGAACTCTGTGAGCTAACCGTCGATGCCGCGGAAAGCATCTTGCAGTTCGACATCTGCGGAATCGACCTCGTTGACGGCGACTACTTCGTTCCGGCGGCGATTTCGACCGGAATGACGGACGACGGGTACGCTAGGCTCCGTACCGACCAAGGGGTGGCGGGCAAAACGTACCAAAACCACGAGACGTACGTCATCGACGACGTTCGGGACGAATCGGATGCGGTCCCGGCGCAGGCCGAATATCGGTCGCTTCTCAGCGTTCCGGTCGGCGACGTCGGCATCTTTCAGGCTGGATCCCGCGACTGCTCCGCGTTCGACTGTGAGGACGCGGAACTGGCCGAACTGCTGGTTTCACACACCGCGGAAACGCTTCGTCGAATTCGGTCACAGACCGCCCTCCGCGAGAGCGAGGAGAAGTATCGGACGCTCGTCGAACAGAGCCACGACGCGATTTACATCTATCGCGATGACGCGTTCGAATTCCTCAACAAGCGTGTGTGTGAACTCACCGGCTACAG
This window of the Haladaptatus sp. R4 genome carries:
- a CDS encoding aldo/keto reductase, whose amino-acid sequence is MEYTTLGDTGMEVSRICLGCMSFGTSDWREWVLDEDESMPIIERAIELGINFFDTANMYSRGESERILGKALEGRRDEMVVATKGYFQMNEDDPNSGGLSRKAIEQELDNSRDRLGMDTIDLYQIHRWDPDTPIETTMRALDDAVRREKVRYLGASSMWAHQLAEALYTSERIGLDRFVTMQNHYNLAYREEEREMLPLCEKEGMGVIPWSPLARGYLTRPHEEFGDTTRGKTDDYAREHPYPEGGGEEINERVQELAAEKGVTMAQIALSWLFHKDVVDAPIVGTTSVEHLEAAVEALDVTFSSGDMAYLEEPYEPLRVSGHE
- a CDS encoding response regulator, which gives rise to MTNDIRVLFVDPLSDAGVSPDHLSDAVTDLTVVPADTVDDVLGTLSETRIDCVLSGYSLPDTDGIELVNVVRQTRPDLPFILCTESGSEHVASRAISAGVSDYFRTRETDADTLAKRIEQTIRPSSSNEPDRRFDHYQSIVQAMGDGVYTLDTNGRMTAVNDTRGNFWIRPGGTHRRAHFRSTGRRGCRAGKSSHQGAACGR
- a CDS encoding MBL fold metallo-hydrolase, producing the protein MARQLAPCVWLLELGIPVVGANAFLVDDGTATRDGAVTLVDAGLPWIGLRRELGDAGFRVADIDRVLITHYDIDHVGGLRDLPDLDAPVFVGRRDADLLAGIYDPPLFHHKGAFHRFVRRFVSIPSRLDVRSVDDGTRIGGFTAHHTPGHNPGHTAYVHDELGVGFLGDLVWERGGSLTPPEWWDSYDTRQIKRSIRRFAGTVPPLELLCMGHGQPILRDGSEALSRLVRRL
- a CDS encoding SHOCT domain-containing protein, with amino-acid sequence MATSNDHDSLLRLLVGLIVVLLLLPLVMMAFAFPMMGGWMMGGRYGAGYMPLWGWLVMLVPLVLLFALGYFVYRSLHRGDFGSDPALTELRTAYARGDLSEEEFEQRRRRLREEK